From the Manihot esculenta cultivar AM560-2 chromosome 14, M.esculenta_v8, whole genome shotgun sequence genome, the window gcaaatttaacttttttgcTGAAGAAAAATTTCATGTTAATATTATGATACATGAATATGATGAGTTTAATTTATAATGTAATTAAAGGAATTCAATTTTACTCATGTCTTGTAGATAAGTACATATCTTATTGGACAGATGTAAACTCTTTACTTTTGGCTTCTTTCAATTTCTTAAGTCTAATCCTATATAGATAGACTTAAATGAAAGATAAAAACTCaacttataatattatattatcccTAAATTACTTCAAGGAAACTCTTAAGATATCAACaaaaaaatgtaaaagaatTTAGAGAAAAGatagataataaattttagtagCACTTTTGATGGTCTAAAATCCTAGTATAGAGCTCAAGGTTGGTTTCTGTCAGCACCTTTAGTTGCCAAACCTTCTTCTTTAAAGATAATTTTTAATGGTTGAAATTACTTTTTGGCTATCACAACTGAATTTTTGGCAGAACTCCAAAACTTTAgtcttaataaattaaatttttaaaactcaaccAACGATtacataaatactaaaaaaaaaacttcaactAAAGCAACAAAGCCACATAATAACCTTAGAGGAACTTGATTCCATATTcaagtataaatatttattgaaaagaACAATCTCAAAAAccctataaataaaaaaaaaaaacttgttaGCCTTCCTAAATCAACAACTCGAATCTCCCTTCCCAAACCAAGTTCAAGAGTCATATACAATTGTATTTAAAGTTGATTCTCATTCAACAATATACTATCAAGTATTTAGGAATAAAAATCTCTATTTAACTCAATTATAACTTTAAATTAAGTGGTTGAGATGTTTATATTACCCTTATGCAACACCCAAAATTTCAATCCTCAAATCATACAAACTTGAAATTAAAGATTAGAAAATTGAAACTTACCTATTATAGGAAGAATCGGAAAATAGATAGACCTTGAACTTGAGTATTCTTGAACTAAGATTTGCAAATCTTTTGAAGTAAGGGTAAAATCACTTAAATCTTggtatttttaaagaaaaaatacaaGGATTATAATAGGTGGAAATCATCACCTTAACAATAAAAATGAAGAGTATTCCATTTTAGTGTGAGAGTCTTTTATAGGTATGCTCCTAAATTATTTTTGATGAACTAATGCTCCTTTACGtagctaaaatttattttatttattaatttcttttaaatataacattttgaAAAGACTATTctacaattatttaaaatttctcatAGAAATTTCAAATTCTAACTAATGTTGGATTGAGATTAAGGAATTCAATATCAAAATTTAGACAAATATCACATGTTAATcgtaaactgaaagaaaattagAATTGGAATTGAAAATATGTGAATTAGGTAAAAGGTGGATGTTTAAAGATTGAATGTGATGTTTTTAAGGATgtaaaatctaattaaatcatatctaaaaatataatttaaacacAACAAATATTAATTTGCTGACACATTATACAAAAGAATAAACAATATCAATTAaagagaaattattttaaaaataagataaaattaaataaattataataattaatttatatttactataatacagaaaagtgaataataattttaaaataataaaaaaggataaaatttATGGAACGaattgattattaaaaaaattttaaattgaaaaaaaaatctagaaaTCATaccttattttaatataatagatTTAATCTTAAAcggatttattatatttaacaaaaatgatattcatattataatatttttgatGCGCTGTTTTTTTATTCATACAATGTgaattttgtagaaaataagaaagaataaaTACACATAAGAATGTATATACATGAATGCACCCAATAATCTCTCCTAATTAAACTTTCTGGAAGTTGGAGGAGCACATTGTCAATAAAGTCAAAAGTCATCACACTTTTACGGGTTTGGATTAAGCTCTGCAACTCTAATGACTTGGCGATCGACACTTGCTAGGAACTTGAACAGGCTAATTACACCAGGAGATGTGGAAATAGCAGAATCAATTGGTAAGCAACTCAGCAATTCTCCTCATTGTGTAGAGAAGGCAATAGCTTTTACAGTTCTGCATTCTCAATCTACTCCAGAGTTCTTcacaaatctttttttttttttttgtctaataTTAATTTGCTTGGCTTTTCTTGTAGTTTGTTGATTTGGTGGTCTTGGAAACTCAAGCAAGGAACTTCTTACCCTTTTTGATACTATCAAGAACTGGAATTGCTATTTGCACAAGCCTAggtattttttctaataaaaattttcactAGATAGTGATTACCCATCACAGGTTTAATCTCAATGGTCCCTTCATCAAAGTTCTTAAAGTAGATTAATGGGTGatttttatttcccttataTGCCATCATCACCTTTGATCTTTCCTTCATCTTCTCATGAATCAAATGACTCTACTAATCAAAATATTTCCGCCTCCTCAGGCTCGGAGGCAAGTTCTAGTCAAAATATATTCACCGCATCTTCCCATGCATCAAATGTCTTATTTACTGAAAACCAATCCATTCCTTTAGGCTTTGGGGCAAGTCCTAGTCTTGAGGTGCTTAGTTTAACTAAACTTAGCTCAAATTTGGAGCAGCAGTTGATAGATTCTAGTTGGGATTATTGTGATGCTGAAATTGTTGTTGAGGGACTCCCTGTTCCAATTCATCGCTTTATTCTAGCTGCAAGGAGCAGGTTCTTCCATGAATTATTTAAGAAAGAAAAGGGGCCTTTGGACAAGGAAGAGAAACCAAGGTATTTAATGAGTGATCTATTACCTCATGGAAGGGTTGGATATGAAGCCCTCCAGGTTGTCTTGAACTACTTGTACGCTGGAAAACTCAAGCCATCTCCCATAGAGGTATCAACTTGTGTTGATGATTTATGTCATCATGATGCCTGTAGACCTGCAATTAATTTTACAGTGGAATTGTTGTATGCTTCATCCATATTTCTAGTACCAGAGCTGGTTTCACTTTTCCAGGTTAGCATGCCTCTCGTATAATGTTTAATTGGTGGGTTGCACAGACCATGTTGATTAATATATTTGCTTATGGTTGATGCTACTTTGACAACTGAATTTGTGATAGTTGCTTATTATTTCTGTACTTGTGAATACGAGATTTCAATGACTAAATTATCTACTCCTAGCTAGTCTTTGCACTAGTGTTGTTGAAAGGAATGCAAACTAAACTATGCTGGTTTTTGCTTTTCCTTCCAAGGTCAAGCTTTTTCATTAGAATGATATCAAATAATGATGCTTTCTAATAAAACAACTCTACAACCTATTTACTGGAACCTCTGGGCATTTGGAATAGTTTTATCTTTGAATTATCAATTCATTTTATGTGCTATATCATCATAGATGTTTGTCACTCTGTTAGGAGATAAAATGACATGAAAAAAGATAGGTTTGGGTCCATGTTTTCTTGTCCCAAACTTCTTTTCTGAACTTGACTAGATTCAAGAGAACCTTTTAAATATTACACTCCATATGTTTGCAGAGTCGCCTTGTTAACTTTGTCAATAAGGCTTATGTGGAGGATGTAATCCCAATACTTTTGGTTGCATTTCATTGTCAAGCAAGTCAACTTGTTGCACAATGTGTGAACAGAATAGTGAGGTCGGATCTTGATAGTATTTTGATAGAGAAGGATCTGCCATATCAAGTTTcagaagaaataaaatttctacGCAAAGAGCTTACATCTGACGATGAACAGAAAATGGAGGTTGTTGACCCTTTACGGGAAATGAGAATCAGGAGAATATACAAAGCATTAGATTTGGATGATATTGAACAGGTAAAACTTGTCCTGGCTGATTCTGATGTAACATTGGACGATGCAAATGCTCTTCATTATGCTGTTGCATACTGTAGCCCCAAGATTGTGGATGAAGTACTTAGCCTTGGTCTTGCCAATGTCAACCTTAGAAATTCACAAGGTTACACAGTTCTCCACATTGCAGCATTGCAAAGAGAACCATCAGTGATAATGTCTCTGCTGGCAAAAGGCGCTTGTGCTTCAGATCTAACATTGGAGGGGAGAAGTGCTGTTAGCATCTGCCGAAGGTTGACTAGGCCAAAAGATTGGCATGCTAAAACAGTGCAGGGGCAGGAAGCAAGTAAATTCAGACTCTGCATAGATGTTTTAGAGAGAGAAAGGCAGAGGAACCCCACATCTACAGATGTTTCTATCACTTCCCTGACATTGTTTGATGATCTGCACAGGAAGCTTCTGTACCTGGAAAACAGAGGTATTGTGCTGCCATTTTGAATTGAATCACCTGCCTGGTTGCCAAGTATGAGATATGGTTTGtctcttttgttatttatttttcttcagaTGGGAATGAAattagatttatattttttttgttcatTAGTTTGTTGATATTGTTCTTATTGATCTCCTTGCTTTGTGTTCTATGAATGGGTACTCTTATTTGTAAAGCTGAATTTTcatgataatattttatggtTATAAGGAATAACTGAAGATGTTGCGCGTTTAGTTGGTTTGATACCGAATATGAAGTTTcttctatttaatttcaattttgacAAAATTAAATGTTATCCATCACAGCTTatgcttatatatatatatatatatatatatatgaattccATGTGCTGTGTTTTGTTTCACAGTGGCATTGGCACGACTATTATTCCCTGTTGAAGCCAAAGTAACCAGGGATATCGCACATGCTGATGAGAATTTGAAGGAGCTTGACTTAAATGAGACACCAACTGCACAGAAAAAAAGACTTGTTTCTAGATTGGAAGCCCTAGCAAAAACAGGTACGGGCAGTGTTGAAATCTGTTGTATATTACAAGCTGCCATTCCATATCTTGCTTTGTTGGAAAATTTTTTTGAGCTTACTAGACCAGTTcactcttcttcctttcttattttcttaggtaaaatacataaaaaagttTGAGACTTTCTCTTCCTATTTTCCACTTTCTTTAAGCATGCAACATAATAATTATCTTAAAGGGTTAATATGGTTTTAGTCAAAATTTCAGATTGAATTTGGTTGAATTTTGgttttagtaattttattattacaggAATGAAATTTTATATGGTTTTTGGGATAAActagaatttaataatttaatggtGTTTAGGTATAAATTGCAGCATGTTACTAATTAATAGCTTTTTGGATTAGATTTGAAATGATACTAGTTTATGAATAATTTCAAATCCATGTCTAAGTATGATGTTTTCgatatttataaaaacttaataTATATTGGTCAATTTAGTGAATtgaacaaaatatatattttatcaaatttaaatcttATATTTGAGTTTCTCCTATCCAAACGCAAGATTAAGTTATACATGTAAATGGATGGACTAGTTACAAAACAAAATCTTAGATTTAAGCCTTTTTTttggtaattttatttttaatgttagCAGTTCAACACTCAGTTTTTGCAATTCTATTATCTGGTAAAACTCCAATTAAATGTCTGAAAACTTACATGTTTGTTAGTTTTTTTCTTAAAGATGTAGCaaatagaaaaatgaaaaaataaaaaaaaattcgagACTCACCCTTTGGTATTTTAATGGAGGCTGGTTGGGGAGGCAACCATATTCTTCTTCTCttgtttgtaatttttttaaaaaaaaatattttttttaaccatGTAAAAAAATAGTAGTCTTAAAATAGTAGTTGTGCACCACTCTTCACTCTTTCACTCCCATTAAATCTTTATCTCTCTCACTCATTCCTGGTATTGAACAATTTCTATTGTAattgaaaaaatcaaataacCGATTTAGTCTATTCAATTATTCAGTTTAATCAATTTTGTTCAATTAGTTAATTTTGGGGAATTTTGGTTTGATtattttgtcaaattatctAAAG encodes:
- the LOC110599699 gene encoding BTB/POZ domain and ankyrin repeat-containing protein NPR1 isoform X1 translates to MGDFYFPYMPSSPLIFPSSSHESNDSTNQNISASSGSEASSSQNIFTASSHASNVLFTENQSIPLGFGASPSLEVLSLTKLSSNLEQQLIDSSWDYCDAEIVVEGLPVPIHRFILAARSRFFHELFKKEKGPLDKEEKPRYLMSDLLPHGRVGYEALQVVLNYLYAGKLKPSPIEVSTCVDDLCHHDACRPAINFTVELLYASSIFLVPELVSLFQSRLVNFVNKAYVEDVIPILLVAFHCQASQLVAQCVNRIVRSDLDSILIEKDLPYQVSEEIKFLRKELTSDDEQKMEVVDPLREMRIRRIYKALDLDDIEQVKLVLADSDVTLDDANALHYAVAYCSPKIVDEVLSLGLANVNLRNSQGYTVLHIAALQREPSVIMSLLAKGACASDLTLEGRSAVSICRRLTRPKDWHAKTVQGQEASKFRLCIDVLERERQRNPTSTDVSITSLTLFDDLHRKLLYLENRVALARLLFPVEAKVTRDIAHADENLKELDLNETPTAQKKRLVSRLEALAKTVGLARRFFPTCYEVLDKFLDHLPDLFYLERGSPEEQSLRRRRFLELKEDLMKAFNKDRAEF
- the LOC110599699 gene encoding BTB/POZ domain and ankyrin repeat-containing protein NPR1 isoform X3, producing MGDFYFPYMPSSPLIFPSSSHESNDSTNQNISASSGSEASSSQNIFTASSHASNVLFTENQSIPLGFGASPSLEVLSLTKLSSNLEQQLIDSSWDYCDAEIVVEGLPVPIHRFILAARSRFFHELFKKEKGPLDKEEKPRYLMSDLLPHGRVGYEALQVVLNYLYAGKLKPSPIESRLVNFVNKAYVEDVIPILLVAFHCQASQLVAQCVNRIVRSDLDSILIEKDLPYQVSEEIKFLRKELTSDDEQKMEVVDPLREMRIRRIYKALDLDDIEQVKLVLADSDVTLDDANALHYAVAYCSPKIVDEVLSLGLANVNLRNSQGYTVLHIAALQREPSVIMSLLAKGACASDLTLEGRSAVSICRRLTRPKDWHAKTVQGQEASKFRLCIDVLERERQRNPTSTDVSITSLTLFDDLHRKLLYLENRVALARLLFPVEAKVTRDIAHADENLKELDLNETPTAQKKRLVSRLEALAKTVGLARRFFPTCYEVLDKFLDHLPDLFYLERGSPEEQSLRRRRFLELKEDLMKAFNKDRAEF
- the LOC110599699 gene encoding BTB/POZ domain and ankyrin repeat-containing protein NPR1 isoform X2, whose translation is MTWRSTLARNLNRLITPGDVEIAESIGSEASSSQNIFTASSHASNVLFTENQSIPLGFGASPSLEVLSLTKLSSNLEQQLIDSSWDYCDAEIVVEGLPVPIHRFILAARSRFFHELFKKEKGPLDKEEKPRYLMSDLLPHGRVGYEALQVVLNYLYAGKLKPSPIEVSTCVDDLCHHDACRPAINFTVELLYASSIFLVPELVSLFQSRLVNFVNKAYVEDVIPILLVAFHCQASQLVAQCVNRIVRSDLDSILIEKDLPYQVSEEIKFLRKELTSDDEQKMEVVDPLREMRIRRIYKALDLDDIEQVKLVLADSDVTLDDANALHYAVAYCSPKIVDEVLSLGLANVNLRNSQGYTVLHIAALQREPSVIMSLLAKGACASDLTLEGRSAVSICRRLTRPKDWHAKTVQGQEASKFRLCIDVLERERQRNPTSTDVSITSLTLFDDLHRKLLYLENRVALARLLFPVEAKVTRDIAHADENLKELDLNETPTAQKKRLVSRLEALAKTVGLARRFFPTCYEVLDKFLDHLPDLFYLERGSPEEQSLRRRRFLELKEDLMKAFNKDRAEF